A genomic window from Candidatus Marinimicrobia bacterium CG08_land_8_20_14_0_20_45_22 includes:
- a CDS encoding transposase, which produces MTLFKDKYRVESTRLDGFDYSGIGSYFVTIVTHGRECLFGDFIDGKMILNDAGKIVRQCWLEIPNHFPYASLDEFVIMPDHVHGIIVLGVDPIPVETPDPGVSGKNSRVIDPGCANFHATNVETPKLGVSYTNYRVPGKETPRLGVSTEKTKTKHATIGVIINQFKRICTITIRKQNSDFAWQSRFYDHIIRNDDELGHIREYILDNPQNWQTDAYTEEKIEGGTNENERSINKND; this is translated from the coding sequence TTGACGCTGTTTAAAGACAAATACCGTGTGGAATCGACACGCCTTGATGGTTTCGATTATTCGGGGATCGGATCGTATTTTGTCACAATTGTCACACACGGAAGGGAATGTTTGTTTGGCGATTTTATCGATGGAAAGATGATATTGAATGATGCCGGGAAAATTGTCCGACAATGTTGGCTGGAAATTCCGAATCATTTCCCGTATGCGTCGTTGGATGAATTTGTTATAATGCCCGATCATGTGCATGGGATAATTGTATTGGGCGTTGATCCAATCCCCGTAGAGACGCCCGATCCGGGCGTCTCAGGAAAAAATTCACGTGTGATCGATCCGGGCTGTGCAAATTTCCACGCGACCAACGTAGAGACGCCCAAATTGGGCGTCTCCTATACAAATTACCGCGTACCAGGTAAAGAGACGCCCAGATTGGGCGTCTCTACGGAAAAAACGAAAACCAAACACGCAACCATCGGTGTTATAATCAATCAATTCAAACGAATTTGCACCATTACCATTCGCAAACAAAACTCGGATTTCGCCTGGCAATCCCGATTTTACGATCACATCATCCGTAATGACGATGAATTGGGGCACATCCGTGAATATATTCTGGACAACCCTCAGAATTGGCAGACGGATGCATACACAGAGGAAAAAATTGAAGGAGGTACCAATGAAAACGAGAGAAGTATTAATAAAAATGATTAA